A single region of the Cronobacter condimenti 1330 genome encodes:
- a CDS encoding PQQ-dependent sugar dehydrogenase produces MKNIHRLALAVSLGVLLSGCDNSATLDPQKQVGPNPELPEAKNFLLPPMEVPEGVAWKEGEKPKVAQGLKIEKIADGLMHPRQVYVLPNNDILIAESNGTPKPTTRPKQLIMGIVQKSSGKGGPGGNRITLLRNVNGKWEKHNFIENLNAPFGIQLTGNTLWVANADSLVKFPYQEGQTEIRTPGEEVTELPGGPINHHWTKALLASPDGSKLYVGVGSNSNVTENGIGAEYRRAAVLEVDAATGASRIYASGLRNPTGLQWEPQSGKLWAIVNERDEIGSDLVPDYMTSVQEKGFYGWPYSYFGQHVDARAKPPRPDLVEKAIKPDYALGSHVAPLGLHFYTGDNMPQYRGGAFVSEHGSWNRSPLNGYQVVWVKFENGKPVGQPQPVVTGFLTEDQKQVRGLPVGVAQDNDGALLIADDAGDAIWRVSAAQ; encoded by the coding sequence ATGAAAAACATTCATCGTCTTGCGCTTGCCGTCTCGCTGGGGGTTCTGCTCAGCGGCTGTGATAACAGCGCCACGCTCGATCCGCAAAAACAGGTCGGGCCGAACCCGGAGCTGCCGGAAGCGAAAAACTTCCTGCTGCCACCTATGGAGGTGCCGGAAGGCGTCGCCTGGAAAGAGGGCGAAAAGCCGAAAGTCGCGCAGGGGCTGAAGATTGAGAAAATCGCGGACGGGCTGATGCATCCGCGTCAGGTCTATGTGCTGCCGAATAACGATATTCTTATCGCGGAGTCTAACGGTACGCCAAAACCCACCACGCGCCCTAAGCAGCTCATTATGGGGATTGTCCAGAAGTCGTCTGGTAAAGGTGGGCCAGGCGGCAATCGCATCACGCTTTTGCGTAACGTCAACGGCAAGTGGGAAAAGCATAACTTTATTGAAAACCTCAACGCGCCGTTCGGTATTCAGCTCACCGGCAATACGCTATGGGTGGCGAACGCCGACAGCCTGGTGAAATTCCCGTATCAGGAAGGGCAGACGGAAATCCGCACGCCGGGTGAAGAGGTGACTGAACTGCCGGGTGGGCCGATTAACCACCACTGGACCAAAGCGCTGCTGGCAAGCCCGGACGGTAGCAAACTCTATGTGGGCGTAGGCTCAAACAGTAATGTCACCGAAAACGGCATCGGGGCGGAATACCGTCGCGCCGCCGTGCTGGAAGTGGACGCCGCGACCGGCGCCAGCCGTATCTATGCAAGCGGTCTGCGTAACCCGACTGGCTTACAGTGGGAGCCGCAGAGCGGCAAACTGTGGGCGATTGTGAACGAGCGTGATGAAATCGGCTCCGATCTGGTGCCAGATTATATGACCTCGGTGCAGGAGAAAGGCTTCTACGGCTGGCCATACAGCTATTTCGGCCAGCATGTGGACGCGCGCGCAAAACCGCCTCGCCCGGATCTCGTTGAGAAGGCCATCAAACCGGACTACGCGCTCGGCTCGCACGTCGCGCCGCTCGGCCTGCATTTCTACACCGGCGATAACATGCCGCAGTATCGCGGCGGCGCGTTTGTGAGCGAGCACGGCAGCTGGAACCGCTCGCCGCTCAATGGCTATCAGGTCGTGTGGGTTAAATTCGAAAACGGCAAGCCGGTCGGCCAGCCGCAGCCCGTCGTGACCGGGTTTCTGACCGAAGATCAGAAGCAGGTGCGCGGGCTGCCCGTCGGTGTCGCGCAGGATAACGACGGCGCGCTGCTGATTGCCGATGATGCCGGTGATGCCATCTGGCGCGTCAGCGCAGCGCAGTAA
- a CDS encoding NlpC/P60 family protein — MDFRAKPFFALLVCLYLTGCANNAPKPKPIAPLPHASSSSHRPDLIPVIAALHDQMNTWHNAPYAWGGTEIDGIDCSGFVWRTLRDRFNLPMARVTTHELIQMGKNVDKNKLRPGDLVFFRIKGALHVGFYDSDGKFIHASTSKGVTRSSLDNPYWKTVYLEARRLPDNISSVITMNHRQPPDLASR, encoded by the coding sequence ATGGATTTCCGCGCTAAACCTTTTTTTGCCCTTTTAGTCTGCCTTTACCTGACAGGATGTGCTAATAACGCGCCGAAACCAAAACCTATCGCACCACTGCCACACGCCAGTTCATCCAGCCATCGGCCCGATCTCATCCCGGTTATCGCCGCCCTTCATGACCAGATGAACACCTGGCACAACGCGCCGTATGCCTGGGGCGGAACCGAGATTGACGGCATTGACTGCTCCGGTTTTGTCTGGCGCACGTTGCGTGACAGATTTAATTTACCGATGGCGCGCGTGACCACGCATGAATTAATCCAGATGGGTAAAAACGTTGATAAAAATAAGCTCCGTCCCGGCGATTTAGTCTTCTTCCGTATTAAAGGCGCGCTGCATGTTGGCTTTTATGATTCAGACGGAAAATTTATTCACGCGTCAACCAGCAAAGGCGTCACCCGCTCCTCTTTAGATAATCCGTACTGGAAAACCGTCTATTTAGAGGCGCGCCGTCTGCCGGATAATATCAGCTCCGTTATTACAATGAATCATCGTCAGCCGCCCGATCTGGCAAGCCGTTAA
- a CDS encoding PP2C family protein-serine/threonine phosphatase: protein MPHRQRVLIVDDSTVYRRLLGSMLGKWGYEVLEAVNGAAALDVLATQPVNMVLSDWEMPVMDGLTLCKEIRARFQEHYIYLIVLTARESVDDLALGFEAGADDFLSKPVNQSELRARLHAGERILELEATLAARNARLREALTQIESDLQAAAQLQRSVLPGRRMQYDGFFADWLFVPSAYVSGDIFNLFSLDSHLGFYCVDVAGHGVGAAMMSLAVARQFLHGRAVERFLFDGDNVTAPHEVIRILNERFCHDDTEIVSYFTMVYGVIDINTGEGKLCQAGHPTPFITHPNGTITQIGSGGAPVGLLASLSWEDATFTLRPGDRLCLYSDGITECENPQHEQFGQARLESWLQRHVPSPLDAIFPALQEKLVGWRAEKQGDQVAMADDVSLLIIERSIEGERDES from the coding sequence ATGCCGCACAGACAGCGGGTGTTAATTGTTGATGACTCAACCGTTTACCGGCGACTGCTCGGCAGTATGCTTGGCAAATGGGGCTATGAGGTGCTGGAAGCGGTGAACGGGGCGGCAGCGCTGGATGTGCTGGCCACGCAGCCCGTTAATATGGTGCTGAGCGACTGGGAGATGCCCGTCATGGATGGGCTGACGCTCTGCAAGGAGATCCGCGCCCGCTTTCAGGAACACTATATCTACCTTATCGTGCTCACCGCGCGGGAAAGCGTGGACGACCTGGCGCTCGGTTTTGAAGCGGGTGCCGATGACTTCCTGAGTAAACCGGTGAATCAAAGCGAGCTGCGCGCAAGGCTGCATGCGGGGGAGCGCATTCTGGAGCTGGAAGCGACGCTCGCGGCACGCAACGCCCGGCTGCGTGAGGCGCTGACGCAAATCGAGAGCGATCTCCAGGCGGCGGCGCAGCTTCAGCGTTCGGTATTACCGGGGCGACGTATGCAATACGACGGTTTCTTCGCCGACTGGCTGTTTGTTCCTTCGGCGTATGTCTCCGGCGATATTTTTAACCTGTTTTCGCTCGACAGCCACCTGGGCTTTTACTGTGTGGATGTGGCGGGGCATGGCGTCGGGGCGGCGATGATGTCGCTTGCCGTGGCGCGCCAGTTCCTGCACGGACGGGCAGTAGAGCGGTTTTTATTTGATGGTGACAACGTAACCGCGCCGCACGAAGTCATCCGTATCCTGAATGAGCGGTTTTGTCATGACGACACCGAGATTGTCAGCTATTTCACGATGGTGTACGGCGTCATCGATATCAACACAGGTGAGGGGAAACTCTGCCAGGCCGGTCACCCGACGCCGTTTATTACACACCCCAACGGCACCATTACTCAGATAGGCAGCGGCGGGGCGCCGGTAGGCTTGCTCGCAAGCCTGAGCTGGGAAGACGCCACCTTCACCTTGCGCCCGGGCGACCGGCTCTGCCTTTACAGCGATGGCATCACCGAGTGCGAAAACCCACAGCACGAACAGTTTGGCCAGGCGCGACTGGAGAGTTGGTTACAGCGTCACGTTCCCAGCCCGCTCGATGCGATCTTCCCGGCGCTACAAGAAAAACTGGTGGGCTGGCGCGCCGAAAAGCAGGGCGATCAGGTGGCGATGGCCGACGACGTATCACTATTAATTATCGAACGAAGCATTGAGGGAGAGCGCGATGAATCTTGA
- a CDS encoding DUF3131 domain-containing protein, which yields MKVSDALLSARSYITILVGFLIGFAVVVWVERQMPTRVESSSGITLSEDFPPLPESRQLTFDEAVWARVAWQYFINNTRPDGLVNAQNGAPWFSLWSTGSYLLAAVSAYRLEVITRDEFDERVTQALYALGELPLTPDGLPAAYYRNSPAEILGKPQSSAIGVGRLLMALQVLLWHYPQHAPAVNALVSRWHLDALFVDAKNTSAALAVRHWVIPTDEPRDSFGYRTYASHTLRLINTTAGLAVTQPPEGQNMIDIDGIMVPDEGLRTPWGKQPSLVSLPWLLTGLELGFDAQSGEVAWRIMQIQQRRHSLRVRKPPISTDYAEQAPDFAAAIPDRQPQREPGETAYDKTAPERTAITSTRSAFAWYALFRNGWSEALRLQVQPLLVPGKGWQRGLNLNNSVNNVIDADTNAVVLESLAYITGGQLLCLGCQYTPSTAHASAGVTP from the coding sequence ATGAAAGTCTCTGATGCCCTGCTGAGCGCGCGCAGTTACATCACGATTCTGGTGGGCTTTTTGATTGGCTTCGCCGTGGTGGTCTGGGTGGAGCGTCAGATGCCGACGCGCGTGGAAAGCAGTAGCGGCATTACGCTAAGTGAAGATTTCCCGCCGCTGCCGGAGTCGCGCCAGTTAACATTTGACGAGGCTGTCTGGGCACGCGTGGCGTGGCAATATTTTATCAACAATACCCGCCCCGACGGGCTGGTGAACGCCCAGAACGGCGCGCCGTGGTTCAGTCTCTGGAGTACCGGTAGCTATCTGCTGGCGGCAGTGTCGGCCTACCGGCTTGAGGTTATCACCCGCGACGAGTTTGATGAGCGCGTCACGCAGGCGCTTTATGCGCTCGGCGAATTGCCACTGACACCGGACGGTCTGCCCGCCGCCTATTACCGCAACAGCCCGGCGGAAATACTCGGTAAGCCACAGAGTAGCGCGATCGGCGTTGGCCGTCTGTTGATGGCGCTGCAGGTGCTGCTGTGGCACTACCCCCAACACGCGCCCGCCGTGAATGCACTGGTGTCGCGCTGGCATCTCGACGCGCTTTTTGTTGACGCCAAAAATACCAGCGCGGCGCTTGCGGTACGTCACTGGGTGATCCCGACCGACGAGCCGCGTGACAGCTTTGGTTATCGCACCTATGCAAGCCACACGCTGCGCCTGATTAACACTACGGCCGGGCTTGCCGTCACGCAGCCGCCGGAAGGCCAGAACATGATCGATATCGACGGCATTATGGTGCCGGATGAAGGCCTGCGCACCCCGTGGGGCAAACAGCCGTCACTGGTAAGCCTGCCGTGGCTGCTGACGGGCCTGGAGCTGGGGTTTGATGCGCAAAGCGGTGAAGTGGCCTGGCGCATTATGCAAATTCAGCAGCGGCGTCACAGCCTGCGGGTACGTAAACCGCCTATCAGCACGGATTACGCCGAACAGGCGCCCGATTTTGCCGCAGCCATTCCTGACCGTCAGCCACAGCGGGAGCCGGGCGAAACCGCCTACGATAAAACCGCGCCGGAGCGCACCGCCATCACCTCAACCCGCTCTGCCTTCGCGTGGTATGCGCTCTTTCGTAACGGCTGGAGCGAAGCCCTGCGCCTGCAGGTGCAACCGCTGCTGGTGCCAGGTAAAGGCTGGCAACGTGGTCTGAATCTTAATAACAGCGTGAATAACGTGATTGATGCCGACACCAACGCGGTAGTGCTGGAGAGCCTTGCCTATATCACCGGCGGGCAACTGCTCTGTCTGGGATGCCAGTACACGCCTTCCACCGCCCATGCTTCTGCGGGAGTTACGCCATGA
- a CDS encoding DUF2231 domain-containing protein, with the protein MHPHTTSRSPAAAVALYELLNPIPLGFFVAAWIFDIIYMKSFVLMWTHAASWLIAFGLVIAIIPRLISLGQIWPGRRHLHGPAQRLHFWLNLVAIVLAIINAFIHSRDAYAVVPAGVILSTLVVVLMLLANVQLALRQRTA; encoded by the coding sequence ATGCATCCTCACACAACCTCACGATCCCCGGCCGCCGCCGTGGCGCTTTATGAACTGCTCAATCCCATTCCCTTAGGCTTCTTTGTGGCCGCCTGGATTTTCGACATCATCTACATGAAAAGCTTTGTGCTGATGTGGACGCATGCCGCCAGCTGGCTCATCGCTTTCGGTCTGGTCATCGCCATTATTCCGCGCCTTATTAGCCTTGGGCAGATCTGGCCGGGGCGTCGCCATCTGCACGGCCCGGCGCAGCGGCTACATTTCTGGCTGAACCTGGTGGCCATTGTGCTGGCTATCATTAACGCCTTTATTCACAGTCGGGATGCTTACGCCGTAGTGCCGGCGGGCGTCATTCTCTCAACGCTGGTTGTGGTGCTGATGCTGCTCGCCAACGTTCAACTCGCGTTACGCCAACGCACTGCTTAA
- a CDS encoding EAL and HDOD domain-containing protein, which translates to MYSFIARQPIFDASLNTVAYELLYRDGLTNAFPQVTAEFATSQLLADHFLVTPLQRLSGKHTSFINFPYEMIVNGLAQSLPRQNVVIEILEDSVPDNALFTTVRDMYEQGYCFALDDFTLDSEWSRFLPYISVIKFDIQSTSVAQIKAFLHAHPNLRCKLLAEKVEHREELIQYQQLGFHLFQGYFYSKPELIKTKKLPEQKVFILDLIREVNAARPDIARIEKLISRDVAITYKLMRYVNNIKYQHNYHANAESLPFRSIFAFLGLYELKRFVTILAVTHISDPTVSELYNVSLVYGRFCELAAHRIGSGVSEDDAFIAGLFSRLDAILDIPMDALLEQIYVSKEVKKALINREGVPGTLVRLCEAFERAEWPQVVEVAKELNLTERDIIDMTHEAVKWGDNIMQ; encoded by the coding sequence ATGTATTCCTTCATAGCGCGACAGCCTATCTTTGATGCGTCGCTGAACACGGTGGCCTATGAGTTACTTTACCGGGACGGGCTGACGAACGCCTTCCCGCAAGTCACCGCCGAGTTCGCCACAAGCCAGCTGCTCGCCGATCATTTTCTGGTGACGCCATTACAGCGTCTGTCAGGGAAACATACGTCATTTATCAATTTCCCTTATGAAATGATCGTCAACGGGCTTGCGCAGTCGCTGCCGCGTCAGAACGTCGTGATTGAAATTCTTGAAGACAGTGTGCCGGATAACGCGCTGTTTACGACCGTGCGCGATATGTACGAACAGGGGTATTGCTTCGCGCTGGATGATTTTACGCTGGACAGCGAATGGAGCCGTTTTCTGCCGTATATCAGCGTTATCAAATTTGATATTCAGTCCACAAGTGTTGCGCAGATTAAGGCGTTTTTGCACGCGCACCCTAATCTGCGCTGCAAACTGCTGGCTGAAAAAGTGGAGCACCGCGAAGAGCTTATTCAGTATCAGCAGCTCGGTTTTCACCTCTTCCAGGGCTATTTCTACAGCAAGCCGGAACTCATTAAGACCAAAAAGCTTCCTGAACAAAAAGTCTTTATTCTTGATCTGATCCGCGAGGTGAATGCAGCGCGGCCAGACATTGCCAGGATCGAGAAACTGATCAGTCGTGATGTCGCCATCACGTATAAACTGATGCGCTATGTGAATAACATTAAGTATCAGCATAACTACCACGCTAATGCTGAATCGCTGCCGTTTCGCAGCATTTTTGCGTTTCTGGGCCTCTATGAGCTCAAACGGTTCGTGACAATCCTTGCGGTCACGCATATCAGCGATCCGACCGTAAGTGAGCTTTACAACGTAAGCCTGGTCTATGGGCGCTTCTGCGAACTGGCGGCGCACCGTATTGGCAGCGGGGTGAGTGAAGACGATGCGTTTATCGCCGGTCTTTTCTCGCGCCTCGACGCCATTCTGGATATTCCCATGGATGCGCTGCTTGAGCAGATCTACGTCTCTAAAGAGGTCAAAAAAGCATTGATTAACCGTGAGGGCGTGCCAGGTACACTGGTTCGACTGTGTGAAGCCTTCGAGCGCGCCGAATGGCCGCAAGTGGTCGAGGTTGCCAAAGAACTGAACCTCACCGAGCGGGATATCATTGATATGACGCATGAAGCAGTGAAGTGGGGCGATAATATTATGCAATAG
- a CDS encoding ATP-binding protein, producing the protein MSAALTLPARLDALGPLADALAHFMASLPADDGWRFALDLAVCEAAANVIRHALNETPTRHFTVEFQRDDTCARVIFTDDGKSIPDGKLDDARHNANVDDTALMSEGGRGLMLIVACVDEVTYQSGTVNRLTLCKWFTAGESSDVVT; encoded by the coding sequence ATGAGCGCCGCCCTGACGCTCCCGGCGCGCCTTGACGCGCTCGGCCCGCTCGCCGACGCGCTGGCGCACTTTATGGCGTCGCTGCCGGCAGACGACGGCTGGCGCTTCGCGCTCGATCTCGCGGTGTGTGAGGCGGCAGCAAATGTGATTCGTCATGCGCTGAACGAGACGCCGACACGCCATTTCACCGTAGAATTCCAGCGCGACGACACTTGCGCGCGGGTGATCTTCACCGATGATGGCAAGTCTATCCCCGACGGTAAGCTCGATGACGCGCGTCACAATGCGAACGTCGACGACACGGCGCTGATGAGCGAAGGCGGGCGAGGGCTAATGCTGATTGTGGCCTGCGTTGATGAGGTAACGTATCAATCAGGCACAGTAAACCGCCTGACACTCTGCAAGTGGTTTACGGCAGGTGAATCAAGTGACGTTGTCACGTAA
- the opgC gene encoding OpgC domain-containing protein: MSDSASVASTRDIPRARVSWRYVAADRRDLRIDLMRGIALVMMVVAHTEVMSILNIFTWERFGLTTGAEGFVILAGFMLGMLNRQRLQKAVLLTVGWTLWRRAWKIYLVNIIIILSVLLLSKIPFINTFEITHFVDRFSGNSWSLFPATPQIKETWFNIILFLQIGPHQTQILGLYVFLLLLSPLYLALLQYRKTPWLIAGSALVYGLYQLTPYRLTASEFEFAFPLMAWQFIYVLGMCCGWHKEELLSLARTGPGKVTVTAMVICALVMMFIAQNHTNPFMPPGLLMHAIPPADFNALYHTWAAKNGLGPLRVLNDFSLMVTVYLLLTWCWTPIYRLAGWFLIPLGQHSLYTFILHVYVVLLVSQVVHFDLWHQAWLLNTLVHSVALGILWLMAKYDVAGRWIPN, encoded by the coding sequence ATGAGCGATTCAGCAAGCGTTGCTTCAACCCGCGATATCCCGCGCGCGCGCGTCTCCTGGCGCTATGTAGCGGCGGACCGGCGCGATCTGCGTATCGACCTGATGCGCGGTATTGCGCTTGTCATGATGGTTGTCGCACACACGGAAGTGATGTCGATATTGAATATATTTACCTGGGAGCGTTTTGGATTAACCACAGGCGCTGAAGGGTTTGTGATTCTGGCGGGTTTTATGCTTGGAATGCTTAATCGTCAGCGGTTACAAAAGGCGGTATTACTGACGGTAGGCTGGACACTCTGGCGGCGCGCCTGGAAGATCTATCTGGTTAATATCATTATTATTCTGAGTGTATTGTTGTTATCGAAAATACCCTTTATCAATACATTTGAAATAACGCACTTTGTCGATCGTTTCTCCGGAAATAGCTGGTCATTGTTTCCCGCAACGCCACAAATTAAAGAAACCTGGTTCAACATTATTTTGTTTTTGCAGATTGGCCCGCACCAGACGCAGATTCTGGGTCTGTACGTCTTTCTGCTGCTGCTAAGCCCGCTCTATCTGGCGCTACTGCAATATCGTAAAACCCCATGGCTGATTGCCGGTTCGGCGCTGGTTTATGGTCTCTATCAGCTAACGCCGTACCGACTGACCGCCAGCGAATTTGAATTCGCCTTCCCGCTCATGGCCTGGCAGTTTATTTATGTGCTCGGCATGTGCTGCGGCTGGCATAAAGAGGAATTGCTGTCGCTTGCCCGAACGGGACCCGGAAAAGTGACCGTGACGGCGATGGTCATCTGTGCGCTGGTCATGATGTTTATCGCCCAGAATCATACCAACCCGTTTATGCCGCCAGGCTTGTTGATGCATGCGATTCCGCCTGCCGATTTTAACGCGCTCTACCACACCTGGGCTGCCAAAAATGGCCTGGGACCACTGCGCGTATTGAACGACTTTAGCCTGATGGTAACGGTCTATCTGCTGCTGACCTGGTGCTGGACGCCCATTTACCGCCTGGCAGGGTGGTTTCTGATCCCGCTCGGCCAGCATTCGCTCTACACCTTTATCTTGCATGTGTATGTGGTGTTGCTGGTAAGCCAGGTGGTGCATTTCGATTTGTGGCATCAGGCCTGGCTTCTCAATACGCTGGTCCACAGCGTGGCGCTGGGCATTCTCTGGCTGATGGCGAAGTATGACGTCGCCGGACGCTGGATCCCTAATTAA
- a CDS encoding STAS domain-containing protein: protein MNLETEQQDGISVITPVARRLDASVAAAFRQGVSDEIGRTTGGLVIDFSRVDFIDSSCLGTLIALFKQMNGKGEMALCSLNSNIMNMFKLTRMDRVFILCPDRAAALARLQKG from the coding sequence ATGAATCTTGAGACTGAACAGCAGGACGGCATCAGCGTCATCACGCCAGTGGCGCGACGCCTTGACGCCTCGGTCGCCGCGGCATTTCGCCAGGGCGTAAGCGACGAAATCGGCCGCACCACAGGTGGACTCGTTATCGATTTCTCGCGCGTGGATTTTATCGACAGTAGCTGCCTCGGGACGCTGATAGCCCTGTTCAAGCAGATGAACGGCAAAGGCGAAATGGCACTCTGTTCCCTTAACAGCAACATTATGAATATGTTCAAACTCACCCGCATGGACAGGGTGTTTATTCTCTGCCCGGATCGCGCCGCCGCGCTGGCCCGGCTGCAAAAAGGCTAA
- a CDS encoding GrpB family protein translates to MAGRQITLEPYDPAWPARFDEEAQRVRATLGAVARIVHHIGSTSVPGLAAKPVIDMLLEVSSLAALDACNARMQALGYTPRGEHGIAGRRYFIKGDSARTHHLHAFETGSEHITRHLAFRDYLRRHDDAANEYQRIKFAAARDSGFQSDSYSEQKTAFIERIERLGTGGLTLIKSNAE, encoded by the coding sequence ATGGCGGGACGGCAAATTACGCTTGAACCTTACGACCCCGCGTGGCCCGCGCGATTTGATGAAGAAGCGCAAAGGGTGCGCGCCACACTCGGCGCAGTGGCGCGGATCGTTCACCATATTGGCAGCACCTCGGTGCCAGGGCTTGCGGCCAAACCGGTCATCGACATGCTGCTTGAAGTGAGCAGCCTTGCCGCGCTTGATGCCTGTAACGCCAGGATGCAAGCGTTAGGGTATACACCGCGTGGCGAACACGGCATTGCCGGCAGGCGATACTTTATTAAAGGCGATAGCGCACGCACGCATCACCTCCATGCCTTCGAAACCGGCAGCGAACACATTACGCGCCACCTGGCATTTCGCGATTATCTGCGCCGCCATGACGATGCGGCGAACGAATATCAACGCATAAAATTTGCAGCGGCCCGCGACAGCGGATTTCAGTCAGATAGTTATAGCGAACAGAAAACGGCATTTATCGAGAGAATAGAGCGGTTGGGGACAGGGGGGTTAACGCTCATAAAATCGAATGCAGAGTAA
- a CDS encoding glycosyltransferase family 2 protein, producing the protein MGFYFSRFEDRKPPEPLKTPRVVKTLWQILSVAALVLGANYIRWRWTESLNMDALWYALPLVIAETCAWIGTVLFTINIWREDDPPQQPAPHDINDCLNENDRTEPRPVRVDLFIATYSEDVELVRLSIQDALKIRYPGPLDYRIHVLDDGRRPAMRAVCEEEGVNYITRESNIGFKAGNLRNGLEQTDGDFIVICDADTRVFPTLLEHTLGYFRDPDVAWVQTPQWFFDLPEGERLPRWLARKVGKPGYALGWLSEKVVGPVTMGRDPFFNDPRMFYDVILRRRNWANAAFCCGAASVHRREAIMQAALRSYVWTVEEEIDRHTRDIRDPSMREALQDAMRPHVLYDTELTPYKFHVSEDIYTSIVLHGDSARRWRSVMHPRIESKMLSPQDMLTWIIQRFKYAAGSLDILFHDNIFSRRRFKLSLPQTLMYATTFWSYLACVWNTVFLISPLIYLFTGIPPVSAWSTPFYLHFLPFFIVSELAFMFGTWGISAWDGRASYLAFFSMNLKALDTVLRGEQIKFHVTPKERQTGRFLYLVKPQIAIVVLTLIGLIWGGIQVARGAVDDPSGYVINIFWGAVNIAAMLPMIMAAMWQPADEENGA; encoded by the coding sequence ATGGGCTTTTATTTCTCCCGCTTTGAAGACAGGAAACCACCGGAGCCGTTAAAAACGCCGCGCGTGGTAAAAACGCTCTGGCAGATCTTGTCCGTTGCGGCACTGGTGCTGGGTGCGAATTATATTCGCTGGCGCTGGACTGAATCGCTCAACATGGATGCGCTGTGGTATGCGCTGCCGCTGGTCATCGCAGAAACCTGCGCCTGGATTGGCACGGTGCTTTTTACCATCAACATCTGGCGTGAGGACGATCCGCCACAGCAGCCCGCTCCGCACGATATTAACGACTGCCTGAATGAGAATGACCGTACCGAGCCGCGCCCGGTGCGTGTCGATCTCTTCATTGCCACCTACTCCGAAGATGTAGAGCTGGTGCGTTTGTCCATTCAGGACGCCCTGAAAATACGCTATCCCGGCCCGCTCGATTACCGCATTCACGTGCTTGATGATGGCCGCCGTCCGGCGATGCGCGCGGTTTGTGAAGAAGAAGGCGTTAACTACATCACGCGTGAAAGCAATATTGGCTTTAAGGCAGGCAACCTGCGCAACGGCCTTGAACAGACAGACGGGGATTTTATTGTGATTTGCGACGCCGACACGCGGGTGTTTCCGACGTTGCTTGAGCATACGCTTGGTTATTTCCGCGACCCGGATGTCGCGTGGGTGCAGACGCCGCAATGGTTTTTCGACTTGCCCGAAGGCGAACGTCTGCCGCGCTGGCTGGCGCGTAAAGTGGGTAAACCGGGTTACGCGCTCGGCTGGTTGTCGGAGAAAGTCGTCGGCCCGGTGACGATGGGTCGCGACCCGTTCTTTAACGATCCGCGCATGTTTTATGATGTGATCCTGCGGCGTCGTAACTGGGCGAATGCCGCCTTCTGCTGCGGTGCGGCGTCGGTGCATCGCCGCGAGGCTATTATGCAGGCGGCGCTGCGCAGTTATGTGTGGACGGTTGAGGAAGAAATCGACCGTCACACGCGCGACATCCGCGACCCGTCCATGCGTGAAGCCCTGCAGGACGCCATGCGCCCGCACGTGCTCTATGATACTGAGCTTACGCCTTATAAATTCCACGTGTCGGAAGATATCTACACCTCCATCGTACTGCATGGCGACAGCGCCCGCCGCTGGCGCTCGGTGATGCATCCGCGTATCGAATCTAAAATGCTCTCGCCACAGGATATGCTCACCTGGATCATTCAGCGTTTTAAGTACGCGGCCGGCTCGCTCGATATTTTGTTTCATGACAACATCTTCAGCCGCCGTCGCTTTAAGCTCTCGCTGCCGCAAACGCTAATGTACGCCACGACCTTCTGGTCTTATCTCGCCTGCGTGTGGAATACGGTGTTTCTTATCTCGCCGCTGATTTATCTCTTTACCGGCATCCCGCCCGTCTCCGCCTGGTCCACGCCCTTCTATCTGCATTTTTTGCCGTTTTTTATCGTTTCGGAACTGGCGTTTATGTTTGGCACCTGGGGCATTTCCGCCTGGGATGGCCGTGCCTCGTACCTGGCGTTTTTCTCGATGAATTTAAAGGCGCTCGATACGGTGCTGCGCGGCGAGCAGATTAAGTTCCATGTGACTCCGAAAGAGCGTCAGACGGGGCGTTTTCTCTATCTGGTGAAGCCGCAAATCGCCATCGTGGTGCTCACGTTAATCGGCCTTATCTGGGGCGGAATTCAGGTGGCGCGCGGCGCGGTGGATGACCCATCGGGCTATGTGATTAACATCTTCTGGGGCGCGGTGAATATCGCTGCCATGCTGCCGATGATCATGGCCGCTATGTGGCAGCCGGCGGATGAGGAGAACGGCGCATGA